Proteins from one Methanosarcinales archaeon genomic window:
- a CDS encoding AAA family ATPase → MIITVSGPPGSGKSTLSKTVADHFRLTLISSGDVFRAMAEERGVGLEEFGKIAESDPVIDKAIDKRQMELSKHSGDFLFEGRLSGWFIEADLKIMLKTDVEVRARRISQREEISFKQAMHETMIRQQSEAKRYKDYYNIDIADLTPYDLVMESSVWDPEATAKIAITAIELMKEKRQRG, encoded by the coding sequence ATGATAATCACTGTCAGCGGTCCACCAGGCAGTGGAAAGAGTACACTTTCAAAAACCGTAGCTGATCACTTCAGATTGACCCTGATATCCTCGGGAGATGTATTCAGGGCTATGGCAGAGGAAAGGGGTGTTGGTCTGGAGGAGTTCGGGAAGATCGCAGAATCTGACCCTGTCATCGACAAAGCGATCGACAAACGGCAGATGGAACTTTCAAAACATTCCGGAGATTTTTTGTTTGAAGGCAGGCTTTCAGGCTGGTTCATTGAGGCTGACCTTAAGATAATGCTTAAGACCGATGTGGAAGTTAGAGCAAGGCGCATCTCCCAAAGAGAGGAGATCTCTTTTAAGCAGGCCATGCATGAGACCATGATCAGGCAGCAGAGTGAAGCTAAGCGGTATAAAGATTATTATAATATCGATATAGCCGATCTGACCCCTTATGACCTGGTGATGGAGTCCAGTGTATGGGACCCGGAAGCAACTGCAAAGATCGCTATTACTGCTATTGAGTTAATGAAGGAAAAAAGACAGAGGGGTTAG
- a CDS encoding DUF106 domain-containing protein — translation MANSNWKDILEKAALALGFGMIIGIMVLGQSFRLQVGEFVEILLGPLPRILPFHIMLFVMAAITGLYASLIQKYTMDWDLMHRVQDQMKGFQKEFREAQLADNQAKVKKLEAQRSVMMEDQMKMSKQQFKPMAFISIISLPLFMWAYLFISQHSDPSQIPIMVFPFWGEKQLTQFALGPIQYWIYWYFICSLPISQIIRKSLNIGGV, via the coding sequence ATGGCAAACTCCAATTGGAAGGATATACTGGAAAAAGCGGCACTTGCCCTCGGATTCGGCATGATCATAGGGATAATGGTGCTTGGTCAATCATTCAGATTACAGGTTGGGGAGTTTGTAGAAATACTTCTTGGACCACTTCCCCGTATTCTGCCTTTCCATATCATGCTCTTTGTCATGGCAGCCATTACCGGATTGTATGCATCACTGATCCAGAAATATACCATGGACTGGGATCTAATGCACAGGGTCCAGGACCAGATGAAAGGATTCCAGAAAGAGTTCAGGGAAGCCCAGCTTGCTGACAACCAGGCCAAGGTCAAGAAACTGGAAGCACAGCGGTCAGTCATGATGGAAGACCAGATGAAGATGAGCAAACAGCAGTTCAAGCCAATGGCATTTATCAGTATCATATCACTGCCGCTATTCATGTGGGCGTATCTTTTTATCAGTCAGCACTCAGACCCATCCCAAATTCCTATCATGGTATTTCCGTTCTGGGGTGAGAAGCAGCTTACACAATTTGCACTGGGTCCTATCCAGTACTGGATATACTGGTATTTCATTTGCAGTCTGCCTATCAGCCAGATCATACGCAAGAGTCTGAACATCGGCGGCGTTTGA
- a CDS encoding RNA-guided pseudouridylation complex pseudouridine synthase subunit Cbf5, with the protein MEYTLPSDTVRELKEKTEDVTDLAYGCLPERRPIMEHIKFGVINLDKPAGPTSHEVVSWVKKILDLPKAGHSGTLDPKVTGLLPIMLGNATKSVGALVKAGKEYICLMKLHSTVKKTYIQRCAREFTGPIYQKPPVKSAVRRDLRIRNIYYNDIVEIHGTDVLMRVGCEAGTYIRKLCHDMGEALGTGAQMKELRRTRAGPFREDDSLITLFDLKDAMVMYQETGDESELRRVIQPMEMGLVHMPRIIIRDSAVDAICHGASLAAPGVVKVDTGIEAGDNVLVMSLKGEAVALAKAGMDTDTILKDETGIVAATRRVLMLEGTYPKGWITKSEKK; encoded by the coding sequence TTGGAATACACATTACCTTCAGATACTGTGAGAGAGCTTAAGGAAAAAACCGAGGATGTTACAGATCTGGCCTACGGCTGCTTGCCTGAGCGCCGCCCCATCATGGAACACATTAAATTTGGTGTAATAAATCTTGATAAGCCGGCTGGTCCTACCAGCCATGAGGTTGTGTCATGGGTCAAGAAGATCCTGGATCTTCCCAAAGCCGGCCACAGTGGAACCCTGGACCCCAAGGTCACAGGACTATTGCCCATTATGCTTGGGAATGCCACAAAATCAGTTGGCGCGCTTGTAAAAGCGGGTAAAGAATATATATGTTTAATGAAATTACACTCCACCGTAAAGAAGACCTATATCCAGCGATGTGCCCGGGAATTTACCGGCCCGATCTACCAGAAACCGCCCGTAAAATCAGCAGTTCGGCGCGACCTGAGGATACGCAATATCTATTACAATGATATAGTGGAGATCCATGGTACTGATGTGCTGATGAGAGTGGGCTGTGAGGCCGGAACCTATATCAGGAAGCTTTGCCATGATATGGGCGAAGCACTGGGAACAGGCGCCCAGATGAAGGAGTTGAGGCGCACCAGAGCAGGTCCTTTCAGGGAAGATGACAGCTTGATCACGCTGTTCGATCTGAAGGATGCCATGGTGATGTATCAGGAGACAGGTGACGAGAGCGAACTTAGGCGCGTGATACAGCCTATGGAAATGGGACTGGTGCATATGCCCAGGATCATTATCCGTGACAGTGCCGTTGATGCCATCTGCCACGGTGCAAGCCTGGCCGCACCCGGTGTGGTGAAGGTGGATACCGGGATAGAGGCTGGCGACAATGTGCTTGTCATGTCCCTGAAAGGAGAAGCAGTTGCCCTTGCAAAAGCCGGGATGGATACCGATACCATACTCAAGGATGAGACCGGTATTGTAGCTGCAACCAGGCGGGTGCTGATGCTTGAAGGTACATATCCCAAGGGCTGGATAACAAAATCAGAAAAAAAATAA
- a CDS encoding adenylate kinase, producing the protein MVNLVLLGAPGAGKGTQAKMLADKYHIPHISTGDILRENLQYGTQLGLKAKQYMDRGELVPDSLLIDIIKERLSKPDTEVGYLLDGFPRTIPQAEALEIIIEDLGKGLDGVIDIEVNDNELVARLAGRRMCRCGASYHVKFNLPKKEGLCDICGGELYQRDDDTESAVKTRLKAYYKQTHPLIDFYSERQLLQTVNGTGSIEDIFQEITAVVDNITG; encoded by the coding sequence ATGGTAAACCTGGTTTTATTAGGAGCGCCTGGTGCCGGGAAAGGTACCCAGGCCAAGATGCTGGCAGATAAATATCATATACCCCACATATCCACGGGTGATATCCTCAGGGAGAACCTGCAATACGGGACCCAACTGGGACTAAAGGCAAAACAATACATGGACAGGGGTGAACTTGTACCCGATAGTTTGCTAATAGATATTATTAAGGAAAGACTATCAAAGCCAGATACAGAAGTTGGATATCTTCTGGACGGATTTCCCAGGACTATTCCACAAGCAGAGGCGCTGGAGATTATCATTGAAGATCTGGGGAAAGGGCTTGATGGAGTAATTGATATCGAGGTTAACGACAACGAACTGGTGGCCAGACTGGCAGGACGGAGAATGTGCAGATGTGGTGCCAGTTATCACGTAAAGTTCAACCTACCGAAAAAAGAAGGGCTATGTGATATTTGTGGAGGTGAGTTGTACCAGCGGGACGATGATACCGAATCTGCTGTGAAAACAAGGCTTAAGGCTTATTACAAACAGACACATCCCCTGATTGATTTTTATTCTGAAAGACAATTGCTCCAGACTGTTAATGGTACCGGCAGTATTGAGGATATCTTCCAGGAGATCACTGCAGTAGTAGATAACATAACTGGGTAG